One window from the genome of Jeotgalibaca sp. MA1X17-3 encodes:
- a CDS encoding DUF4298 domain-containing protein: protein MSENVILLQNIMTEKNNFSPQYERVQKMQFILNDMINTIQRFENVLNELESKQDSLQALTRYYGDEKWHQDRQSYDEGKFPEGKDYSVLGEDYTFDMLIDHHQLSIRMLEVATTMIKHF, encoded by the coding sequence ATGAGTGAAAATGTAATCCTTTTGCAAAATATCATGACAGAAAAAAATAATTTCTCACCTCAGTACGAAAGAGTTCAAAAAATGCAATTCATTTTAAATGATATGATAAATACGATACAAAGATTTGAAAACGTCTTGAATGAATTAGAATCAAAACAAGACTCGTTACAAGCGCTAACCCGTTACTATGGAGATGAAAAATGGCATCAAGATAGACAGTCTTATGATGAAGGAAAATTTCCAGAAGGAAAAGACTACTCCGTATTAGGAGAAGACTATACTTTTGATATGCTAATTGATCATCATCAATTATCAATACGAATGCTAGAGGTTGCAACTACAATGATTAAACACTTCTAA